The stretch of DNA CCGGACCTTCCCGTCCACCGGGCGCCCTCCGCTCGCCGGGCCCCGGCCGGGGACGCCAGCGGCCGAGGGcgcccagcacccccccccccaaccgcgGCCTCGACGCCGCCGGCCTCGCGCTCCCCGCAGGCGCCCAACGGGGGTCCCAGCCGCCCAAGCCCTGCTCCCGAACGGCCCCCGCCCGAGCCCGCCGCGGCCCCACGCGTCCGCCCAACGGCCCCTCGGCCCGCCGCTGGCGCCGCGCTCACCATGGTGCTGGCCAGGCCGGACGCGGCCAGAGTCCCGCACAGTAGCGCCGGCTTCAGCAGGCGGCACAGGCGGCTGAGGTTCATCGCGGCGGCGGGGGCGCCGGAGGCAGCGGCTCCTCCCCTCACCGAGCCCACCAATGGACGCGCGCCGGCCGGCCTCGCCTCCCCGCCCTGGGCCACGCCCATAAGGGACCTCATTGGTCGGACGCGCGGGCAGGGCGGATCCGTGGTGACGAAAGCCAATGGGAGGCCGGGGAGGAGGGGCGGGCGGGGTCGGGGTGGGGCCGGGCTGCGGCTCCGTGGCCGTGGGCGACTGCGCATGCTCGCCGGCGTGGGGGCGGTGGGGTCTACGCGGGCAGCGCGTCGGTGGGTTTGGGACGGTTATCCGGGTGGTTGACCGCAGCGCCGCGGGATGCCTGACGGCTCTTCCGTATTACTGGAAGCCCGTGGGGGGGGTTCGAGCTCGCAGAAAAACCGCTCCCGCTCTTTGGACACTGGGGgttttccttaagaagttaaTAAAGTCACGCGGGGTCGGACTCCGGTGTCGCCGCGGGGGCGCCTCGCTCGGCCCGTGGCCCCGAGAAGGCCGGCGGCCGCCCAGCGCCCGCCGTTAGGAGGGGCACGTGAGCCGGGGGCCACTCCCCAGGTGACCGTTAGCGGGCCCGGCGGCCACGAGGACGCGCCGGAGGGAGGTGTCTGCGCCCCACGGTGCGCGGCCGTCGGCGCACAGAGCGGCAGGGCTCGACCTCTGCGCTTCTGACTTGTTGTTTTCTCCGCAGGTTCTGGCGTCTGGCCAGGGCCGTGCCATAAACAGACCCGCCCGCTCTTGGGAACCGAGTCAAGGAATTCCTCAGCGGGCCCTCCTGCCCCACGCCCCGCCGAGAGTGCACTTTGACCCGTGGCTGCAGAGGCCGCGGGGGCGGACTCTCTGGGTTTGGCTCACTTGAAGCCAGTgacaccccctctctgcctcccacccaggCCTGCCCAAGTGCTGGCCAAGTTTGGGGGTGAAGGCAGCGGAATGGGGAAATCCATTCCAGGGTCCGCTTCCCCATTCCTTGTCTTGCACAACCCTCCCGCCAGGGCTTCCTACTCCCCGCCACCCCAACCACTTGTCAGCGTCACCTCTTGGAGGGGAGCCCCCATTGTCTCCGCTGGGCAGCCTCATTTCTCAAACAGCACCTggtccccctctccttctgcctccctggaACGATGGGATGGGGGGCATGGCCGCACTGGCCCGAATCGCTGGAACTGTGCTCAGGCCTTGCCAGGTTCTCTGGGGCCCCGGGGCCCACCTGCTCTCAGGagccctttctcctctttcttcctaaTGTCCACAGCCCCATTGCTGTCTCCGCCTGCCACCCATACCTCTTGGGGGACCATCCAGGCCAGCCCTCCTTGAGCCCAGGCTCCCCCTGGGATCCCGGTTCCAACAATCCTGCCTGGTCCTCTTACTCAGATTTGCCCATCATTCCAGGAACCTAGATAGGTGTCCTATCTCCCATCTTAGAATCTGTTCCTAGCCCTCCCCCTCTCCACCTTCAGCCCCCTCTCTCCTTGGCATCTATGTCCACATCTCCAACTCCTTTCCTCCCACAAATCCCACCCTGCCCGAGGGTCACCAGTCATGTCTGCTTGGATAACCCCCCACCTGACCTGCAGGTCTGCTCAGACTCGCTGTTTGGTGGTCTTGTTGACCACCCCCCCATTCTGCAGACAGCTTCTCCACCCCACCAGAGGGCACCTGGCAACCTCTTGCTGGTCTTTATCCTAATTAGGAGCGTTCACGTAACAGTGCTGGCAGCTGGTGCCACAGTCATTAGCCAGGTCCCCTGGGAAGTGGGTGCTGCTCTTGTCCCTGTCCCACAAGGTAGGGGGAAGGGAGGCATTTAGGCAGAAAAAAGGTTAAGTAGTGTGCCTTGGTTCCCATGGCCACCATTGGCCACTGCTTCGGGATCCATGTCCTCCTGTCCTCCTGGCCTCTGAATCTTGGCAAAGTTTCGGATCTGTTTGGTGACCTCAGACTCCAATCTCCAAGGACTCCCACATGTCTGTCTCCCTTTGGACCTTGCCCTGGATTTCAGGCTCATCCCACTCCACATTTCTCCTTGGGTTGACAGGAaaccctctcattttttttttttttaagattttattgatttgacagagagcgagatcacaagcagggggagaggcaaaggaagaaggaggctccccactgagcagggaaccaaatgcaggactcaatcccagcccctgggatcatgacctgagccgaagacagacacttaaccatctgagccacccagacgccctttttccagttttaatttatttttaaagtaatccctatacccagtgtggggttggAATTCATGCTCCgccgactgagccggccaggcgctCTTGGagcccccttcttttctttttcaaaaacatcATGTATTAGGGAGAGGGCATGAATGcgtgaagggaggggcagagaaagggggaaagagaaaatcccaaggagactccccgctgagctgggagcccaacttggggctcagtcccatggtcctgagaccatgactctGGCCTCAATCAAGAGGTAGaaacccaaccaactgagccacccaggccccctccgATGCCCCTTATCTGCCGTCTACACCTGTTTCTCCTTGGTAGGTCTGTCCTGATCCCAGCGGCTCGGATCCTCCTCCCTGTCCATCTGTCTCTTCTCCACACCCTGTCCATCTACAGATCCCGTGGGGTCCAGCTTCCGAACACCAGGAACCTGCCCACTGCTCACCCCTACCCCAACTGGAGCCCCCATCTGTGGCCAAGTGGAtccccccctttcccctccctggtCTCTCTGGTGAAATGTTGACggtggttgaaaaagaaaacccaagcttCTCAACCAACAAGGCCTCCCCGGCTTGCTCCACTACACCCTGAaacctcctttcttccccctccccccactgggCCTCCTCACTGCCAACACACCAGGCAAAGTGCAGcgtcagggcctttgcacacactACCCTCTGGCCGATGCACCTTTCTTCAGACgttcccagcctcctccctctcctttggcCTTTTGCTGGAATCTCTCTTGCTGCTTGCCTTCCCTGACTTCCCGGCTGGAAAATTGGGAATCTCCCATCTGGCTTAGCTCCCGTCTGCCATTGCACTGTCCTGTTCTAACGTTACTGTTGTGCTCGCGGTTTCTGTTGGGTCTCCCCGGAATGGAAGGGGGCCTTGGCCTGTTTAGTTCACCGTCTCTGGGAATGCATCGCTGAATGAGAAGCTGCTGACGGCCTCCGGGGGGGCGAGCGCTGAGCGGGGAGAAAGGCGGCTGCGCAGTCGGGGCTGGGGCTGTGGGATATGCGGGCGGAGGTCTGCCGGGTCTCAGGGGATAGGACAGGGAGGAGACGGAGGTGGGAGCACTTCCTGAGCCCGAGGGCTGTGCCAGGCTCCGTCCTTCACAGTCTCAGCTAAGCCTCTGAAACGGGGACACTTTGTTTCCACTATACAGAAGGGGAGCCTGAGGCTCAGGGGCATTACGTTGGACGTGGCCCACAGCAGTTTTATGGAGGGCCTGCGAGGTCGCCCGGCCGTCTCTGGGAGGGAGGCGGGCAGGCCGCGGATTCTGCCcggacctcagtttccccgccCGCACCTCGCCTCGCCTCCGCCTATCCCGAGTCTAAATTCCGCCCCAAGACGGGCGCTGAGCGGAAACCACAACTCCCGAGAGGCCCCGCGGCCCAGGCCACGCGAGACCTGCGGAGGCGCGAATGGGCCCTTCCATCCGCTCGGCTCTCGCGCGGCCAACCGGCGCTCGCGGAAGGCCCGGCCTGCCCTCTGGACTGCCGTTCTCGAAGATTTTGGAGTCAGGCGTTCGCCGTTGACAGCCCggcgttggggggggggggagaggcgGGGATCGGCGCAGGCGCAGTCCGTGCGGGTCCTGCCGCGGGCTcaggcgcaggcgcaggcgcaggcgcGTCGACTGAGCGCGGCGGCGGCCATGGACGACGAGGAGGAGACGTACCGGCTGTGGAAGATCCGCAAGACCATCATGCAGGTGCGCCCGCGCGGCTAAGGCGGTGAAGGCGGGCCGGGCACGCGGCGGCTCGGCGGGGCGGCCGGAGCggaggggtcggggtgggggccCCGCGGGCCTGCGACCGGCCCCGGGGAGGGTCGCGGGCTGGCGGGAGAGAGGGGGCGGCCGACCCGTTCTTCCGCTCGGCGGCGCTCCCGGGGGGCTTTGACGCTCCTGCGCGTGCCTGACGCGGAGCCCCGGGGCCTGCGGGTCAGCCGGCCCGATGTGCCGTCCGGGGAGGGCTGCTTCTCGGCCTGGGCCGCCCGCTCCGAGGGACTCGCGCTAACCAGGACACCCGCCGCGCGCCACGTGGTCCGGCCGCCCGTGGGAGGGGGTCCGAAGCCCTGCGGGGCGAAGCCCGGGCCGCCGCCCGCCGCGGCTCTGGAAGGGGCGCCGGGACAGCCGTGCCTGCGGCTGAGCACGCCCTGGGGGCTCTGCGCCCGGAATCAGGCCGGGGTCTCccgggggaaggggggtgggcgCGGGGCTGACCGGCCGCTCTGGCCCCGCGTTTCTCCGTCTGGGTCCTCTTCGGTCTGCCCGCCCACAGAGCCCTGACTTCTGAGCACTGCCCGGCCTGTCCGGGTTCCCAGCCAGAGTCCACCCTGGCCTGCCCCGCAGTGCCCGTCCGCCCCGCTGCCttcgtgcccccccccccagctctgcccctgcgTCTCAGTCCCAGCCTGTCCTTGAGGCTCAGTATGAGATGACGGGTTCTGCGTGGCGGCTGGCTCTGCGCAGGAGCTCTCTTGGGGTGCGTCCTGGTCTTTGTCCCCActtgctccttcctctctgaCCTCTGCCTGCACCTGCCGCATCAGGCCCCCAAAACCCGCGTCATTCCTGCAGCGGCTTCATCCGACCCGAGCTCTTCCGCCATCCCTCCTCTGCCCTGAGCTCACTGGCTCGTTCTTTCTGCAGCTGTGCCATGACCGTGGCTACCTGGTGACCCAGGATGAGCTGGACCAGACCCTGGAAGAGTTCAAGGCCCAGTTTGGGGACAAGCCGAGTGAGGGGCGGCCACGGCGCACAGACCTCACGGTGCTGGTGGCCCACAACGACGACCCCACTGACCAGATGTTCGTGTTCTTCCCAGGTGAGGCCCTTGCTGGTCCCGGGTGGCTGTGTGTCTCCTCGGGGTCACAGCTCTAGTAGAGCCATCGAGGGTTTTCTCAAGGGTCAGCTCATGGCAGCTAGCTGCTGGGTGACCCCGTGTCTACACTGACCCTTCTCTGTGCCGGTCGGAAGGAAGCTGCTCCTCCCCGCTGTGGACAACACTGAGTTCTGCCTTGTTTGAGCACTTTTTCAGTTCCTTGCTGTTTCTTGATGGCTTTCTCTGTCCGGCAGGATTATCGCAGGCCTCCCCCTGGGCCCCCAGACTCACCTGTATCCTCTGACCCCAACCCGACAGCCCGCCTGCCGCTCCCTGTGCTTCCTGCTCCCCGCAGCTCCTTCCCATGCTGCTGCAGGGTtctgccctccccacaccctTTTCTTCTTGGTCTGTCTGCTCTGGGTCCATCTGTCGTTCTTGGAGACCGAGTTCAGAAGCCTCCCCTTGCAGGCGCCCCTCCAGGCCCCGGGTCGAGTGAAGAGCCCACCACGGGCTGTGTCAGGACCCCTGTGCTCCTCTGTCGTGGCCCCTGCTGTGGCGAGGCAGCCTGACTAAAgtctgcagaggcagagaggccgggTGTGTAGGGAGCACCCTGGGGGCCCGGGCCCCGCCTGGCACCGAGGGGGTAGAAAACGTTTGCAGGAGGGACCCAGTTGGTGCTTTTACAGGAGGGGCCCCTACGTGTGAGGCGTATTTTCTGGAAGCTTTGGTGCCTAATCAGGTGCCTCCCAGTGGAGCTGTCTCAGCCTCCTCACAGTCGGCCTGGTGGCAGGGCCCTCCCTGGAGTTGGACGGGGCGGACGTCGCGTTCAGGTGGGCCCCAGGCCGGGaccgggctccctgctgtgtTAGTCCACCTGCACCGTCACTACAGAGCTCCTTGGACCGGCGGCTTCGACGCCGCACCATCCCCATTCCTGCTGGAGGCGGACGTCGGAGCCCGGGGTGTCCACCCGCGTCCTCTCTCCCTGGCACATAGGTCTTCGTCTCTGTGTCCTTGTGGGGTCATCCCTCTGCGTCCGTGTCCTCACATCATCTTAGAAGGCCGCTGGCTTTGTTCGGTTAAGCCCTACTAACGACCTCATTCAGATATAACCGTCTGTTTTATGACTTTGTTCCCAAGTACGGTGGGATTTAGGGGGGCACAACGCAGACCCTGACGCTTCCTGTCAGGTGAGTCAGGGTCCGAGGCGGTGGGCTGCATGGAAAGGCCCGGCCGGGAGCCTCACGCATGTGGCAGCCAGTAGCTGACCTGCTCGGCTCAGAGGGACCAGTGGGTCTGGTCTTGCAGGGATGGGACTGTCATTGCTCAGGTCGGCTGACCGCACGTTCCTTCTGAACACACAGCCACTGTGCTGCCTAGACTGGGTGAACTGCTTCATGAGGGGGTGTCACAGACCTTGGAACCACTGAGGCACTGGACCAAGTGGATTTCCGGATCCTTGTGCCAGAGAGGACTCTCTAGGTGGGGGGATGTGGGGTACCTTTCAGCTCCCCAGGACATGTGGACACGAACCAGATCCCGGTGGGCtcatggggacactgaggccccgGGGGGAAGAGCCTGTCCCCGAGCTGCACTGGGGCGCCTTGGTGAGGCAGAGCCAGGACGCAGGCCCCCCGGGGAAGAGGCGTCCTTGTAGCGCAGGCTGCCGCGTGTTCTGTCCCCAGAGGAGCCTAAGGTGGGAATCAAGACCATCAAGGTGTACTGCCAGCGGATGCAGGAGGAGAACATCACGCGGGCCCTCATCGTGGTGCAGCAGGGCATGACCCCGTCCGCCAAGCAGGTGGGTGCACGCCTGGCCCCCTGCCCCAGGGTCGAGCCCGTGCGCCTCACGTCCCCCTCCCAGGGCCCCGCTGACAGGCGGCGCCGTGTCCTCGTGGGGCCTCGGGAACTTGGGCTCTGAGAATGAGCAGCTGTGCCGTGCGGGCCTCCCAGAGCAGCCCCCACATTGTCCTGGCCAACGCCCGCTGAGGAGAGAAGCCGGAATGGGGAGGCCGCCCGAGCAGGGGCCGGCGTCCCTGCGTGGGGGCTGGACCGGTCTGAGCGGGTGCGGGTGTGGGGTGGCGGCGGCAAGCGGTCTCCGTGTGTGGAGTTCCCGCAGTCCCGTCAGCGCAGGGACGGCCGTGGGGGCATTTTGCCGGATGTCACTGTGAAGCCAGGCTGAGGCCCGGGAAATGTGTCGGGGCGGGTGGGCTCTTCCACCTGGAGAAACCCCGCTGACGGGTGGGATTTCCTGGTTCGTGACGTGGGGTGCTTTTTGGAGGTGTGCAAGTGAACCCCCCCCGGCCGCCCGCCCGCTGTCAGCCTCTGGGGAAGAAGTGGGGTGGCGGCGTCTTGCCCTCGGCTGTGCGTGAGGCTGCGCGTGTCTTGCAGTCTCTGGTGGACATGGCCCCCAAGTACGTCCTGGAGCAGTTTCTGCAGCAGGAGCTGCTCATCAACATCACGGAGCACGAGGTGGGGGCAGAGACGGGGCCCGCCGGGGCGCGGGAGGGTGACGGGGCCGCGTCCCAGCGAAGGTCTGCAGGACGGAGTAGAGCAGGTCTCGGGGTGTGGCCCTAGGCGGGAAGCACACCTGGGAACCTGCCAGGAGTCAGGAAGCTGGGGGGCTGGAATCTGCTGCCCCAGGGGTCCCCAGATGGTGCCCCCGGCCTGTCTGCCTGAGCTGCTCTAGTCCCCCGTCCGCGTGTGGAGTcaggagctggggagggacagCAGCGGGGACCACCGGGACGTCCCCGAATGCTCCGGGTGGACGTTCGTGGTGAGGAAAGAGCCCGTGGCACGCGGTGCTCCCCCGTCCTGTGTGGAGGCACAGTGGGGTCTCAGCCACACGGAGAGTCCGTTTCTCTTCTCGGCAGCTGGTCCCAGAGCATGTCGTCATGACCAAAGAGGAGGTGACAGAGCTCCTGGCCCGGTAGTATCCTTTCGGCCCCCGTCTGGGCCCTTCTCCCCTCCCGTCTGCACGCtgacccccatcccaccccagccAGCGGAGCCCAGCTTTTTCCCTGACCCGAGCTTCTCAGTAAACTCCGGGAGAACCAGCTGCCCAGGATCCAGGCGGGAGACCCGGTGGCCCGCTACTTCGGGATAAAGCGAGGGCAGGTGAGCAGTGCCACACTCGGTCCCTCTAGACGGAGCCGGCGCGTCCAGCCACGCCGGCTCCCCGCCAGCCCGGGGCCCCCTGTGCGGCCCCCCCACAGCCCCACCTTCCCGCCTTCCATGTGCGCAGGTGGTGAAGGTGATCCGGCCCAGCGAGACTGCCGGCAGGTACATCACCTACCGGCTGGTGCAGTAGCCGCCCCGCGAGCCGGCGAGACGTGCCGTGTGGCCACGGGGCCTGCCTGTCCAGGAGTGAGCCGCAGCTTTCCTGTCCCCTTACCCCACAGTCGTCTCTGTCACCTCCCTGTCGGGAGG from Neovison vison isolate M4711 chromosome 6, ASM_NN_V1, whole genome shotgun sequence encodes:
- the POLR2E gene encoding DNA-directed RNA polymerases I, II, and III subunit RPABC1 — protein: MDDEEETYRLWKIRKTIMQLCHDRGYLVTQDELDQTLEEFKAQFGDKPSEGRPRRTDLTVLVAHNDDPTDQMFVFFPEEPKVGIKTIKVYCQRMQEENITRALIVVQQGMTPSAKQSLVDMAPKYVLEQFLQQELLINITEHELVPEHVVMTKEEVTELLARYKLRENQLPRIQAGDPVARYFGIKRGQVVKVIRPSETAGRYITYRLVQ